Part of the Flavobacterium okayamense genome, ATATTGAATATTTAATTCGATTGCTTCGCGATAAGAAAGTGGCTACTTTAAGTCGCGGTTACGGACGAACAACCAAGGGTTTTATTTTAGCCGATGCAACGGTTGATGCGACAACAATTGGTGATGAACCTTTTCAGTTTTTTTCAAAATTTAAAAATATTGCCGTTGCGGTTGATGGCAATCGTACTAATGGTATTCAACAATTAGAAAAATTAGTCAATCCGGAAGTAGTTTTGTTAGACGATGCGTTTCAACACCGAAAAGTAACCGCTGGTTTTTATGTTTTGTTGACTGATTATAATCATTTATTTGCCGACGATTTTATTTTGCCTTTTGGAAACCTTCGCGAACCTTCGATGGGAAAAAAAAGAGCTGACCTGATAATTGTCACTAAATGTCCGAATGATATTACCGACCTTGCCAAAGAAAAAATAAAGCAGAAGCTTAAAGTTGATGTTCCGGTTTATTTCAGTCATATTGTGTATGATGAAATGGTGTACAATGCAAATTCGCAATTGAGATTAGCTGAAATGAACCAATCGAAATTAATTATTGCGGGAATTGCTAATCCAACGAGTTTTATAGAAAAACTTAAGAATGAAGGCGATGAGGTTTTAATTTATTCTGATCATCATGAATTTTCGGCTCAAGAAATTGAAACGATTAAAGCGAGAGCGACCAATAAAATTATAATTACGACAGAGAAAGATTACATGCGTTTACAAGGCAAGATTGATGATGCGATTTTATATTATTTGCCTAT contains:
- the lpxK gene encoding tetraacyldisaccharide 4'-kinase, which gives rise to MNFLRKLLFPLGFIYWIVTYLRNLFYDLGFLKSYTIPMKSIVVGNLSVGGTGKTPHIEYLIRLLRDKKVATLSRGYGRTTKGFILADATVDATTIGDEPFQFFSKFKNIAVAVDGNRTNGIQQLEKLVNPEVVLLDDAFQHRKVTAGFYVLLTDYNHLFADDFILPFGNLREPSMGKKRADLIIVTKCPNDITDLAKEKIKQKLKVDVPVYFSHIVYDEMVYNANSQLRLAEMNQSKLIIAGIANPTSFIEKLKNEGDEVLIYSDHHEFSAQEIETIKARATNKIIITTEKDYMRLQGKIDDAILYYLPIKVALDNTSQFDKTILDYVG